GTCCGGGCGCCCCATGCGAACACCCGCCGGCCGATGCGCAGGGGCGGGACGGGCGCCATGAGCCGCAGGCGCGTCAGTCTTCCTCGCGCAGTTCGCGGCGGATGCGGTCCGCCGACACCTGCATCCCGTGCTCGCGGGCCAGGTGCTCCTGCACCAGGCGCACCAGCTCGTCCTCGGTGTCGGCCTCGATGCGGTGTCCCAGCGCGCAGGTCCAGCGTCGCGTCATCGTCGCCCCCTCCACCCGCTCATCCGTCACCCGGAGAGCCTGCAGTGGGGTTCGACGCGGGCGGGCAGACATCCGCCCGGGCGCACAGGCCCTGCGGGCGGGTCCGGGGGCGGGGGTCTTACGGCCGGGTGGACGGGGAGCGGGACGCGTCGGCGGCCAGCTCGTCCAGCGCGTGCACCATCAGCTCGGCGGCCTCCGCGTGGGCTCCGTGGCGGACCAGCAACGGGCCGAACTCCTGGGCCAGTTCCCTCAGCCGCTGGCGCATGTCGCGGGAAGCAAAGCCCACCACCGCCTCCCTCAGCGCCGCCACCGCCGCCGGCACCTGGTGTGTCGACAGCAGGACCCGGCTCAGGACCACCTTCGCCTCCAGCACCTCCACCGGGTCTCCGGCCTGCTGGGCGGCCTCCAGCGCCCGCCCGGCCACCTCGTGGGCCTGGGTCAGGTCGCCCACCGCGTGCCAGGCCCGCGCCAGTTCGGTGAGGATGGATGCC
This DNA window, taken from Armatimonadota bacterium, encodes the following:
- a CDS encoding DUF1059 domain-containing protein produces the protein MTRRWTCALGHRIEADTEDELVRLVQEHLAREHGMQVSADRIRRELREED